From a region of the Chitinophaga caseinilytica genome:
- a CDS encoding M20 family metallopeptidase — protein sequence MLKEKIRDIARSLQDNAVATRRHLHANPELSFMEEKTAAFLAAKLDALGIPYERMAGTGLVAIMEGTKGPSDAVIALRADIDALPITELNDVPYKSQSPGVMHACGHDVHTTSLLGVAEILLQLRHEFSGRVKFIFQPGEECIPGGASLMIKEGVLQNPAPARILGQHVMPELPVGKIGMRAGRYMASADEIYIEVYGKGGHGAMPHTTVDPVIIASHMIIAFQQIVSRNANPTMPSVLSIGKVIADGAHNVIPDKVIIDGTFRTLDETWRFDAHDRIRKLAHAIAEGMGGSCEVDIRVGYPVLINHEALTAEVRALTEEYMGADNVVDLPIWMAAEDFASYSQVADACFYRLGVGNEERRITSGLHTATFDADERSLEIGAGLMAWLALRSLGAS from the coding sequence ATGCTGAAGGAAAAGATCCGGGACATCGCCCGCAGTTTGCAGGACAACGCCGTAGCCACGCGCCGGCATCTGCATGCCAACCCGGAACTATCGTTCATGGAAGAGAAAACCGCCGCATTCCTGGCCGCAAAGCTCGATGCACTGGGCATCCCCTACGAAAGGATGGCGGGCACGGGGCTCGTGGCGATCATGGAGGGAACGAAAGGCCCGTCAGACGCAGTGATCGCGCTGCGCGCCGACATCGATGCGTTACCGATCACGGAGTTGAACGACGTGCCTTATAAATCGCAATCCCCCGGTGTCATGCATGCCTGCGGGCACGATGTGCATACTACTTCGCTCCTGGGCGTTGCGGAAATCCTGCTGCAATTGCGGCATGAATTTTCCGGCCGGGTGAAGTTCATTTTCCAACCTGGCGAGGAATGCATTCCCGGCGGGGCGAGCCTGATGATTAAGGAAGGCGTGTTGCAGAACCCCGCGCCTGCACGCATTTTGGGGCAGCACGTTATGCCCGAACTGCCGGTGGGCAAGATCGGGATGCGGGCGGGGCGATATATGGCCAGTGCCGATGAGATCTATATCGAAGTGTACGGAAAGGGCGGCCATGGCGCCATGCCCCACACTACCGTAGACCCCGTGATCATCGCCAGCCACATGATCATCGCGTTTCAGCAAATCGTGAGCCGCAATGCCAATCCAACCATGCCGTCGGTTTTATCGATCGGTAAAGTTATCGCCGATGGCGCGCACAATGTCATACCCGACAAAGTGATCATCGACGGTACCTTCCGCACGCTGGACGAAACCTGGCGCTTCGATGCGCACGACCGGATCCGTAAACTGGCGCATGCCATTGCGGAGGGAATGGGCGGAAGCTGCGAGGTGGATATTCGTGTAGGCTATCCCGTTCTGATCAACCATGAAGCATTGACGGCCGAAGTGCGGGCGCTTACGGAAGAATATATGGGTGCCGACAATGTGGTGGACCTTCCCATCTGGATGGCCGCGGAAGATTTCGCGTCTTATTCCCAGGTCGCTGACGCCTGCTTTTACCGGTTGGGCGTGGGCAATGAGGAACGCCGTATTACTTCCGGGCTGCACACCGCTACTTTCGATGCCGACGAACGATCGCTGGAGATCGGCGCCGGGCTGATGGCCTGGCTGGCGCTGCGATCGCTGGGTGCTTCGTAA
- a CDS encoding dihydrodipicolinate synthase family protein: MDASIKSLLYSGTVIPAHPLALTEDRQLDEARQRRLTRYYIASGAGGVAVGVHTTQFEIRWPQYNLYERVLRLAAEEIDKAQLNRPFIRVAGIAGPTEQAVKEAGIARELGYHIGLVSLGGLKDYSEAQLVEHVAAVAEVIPVFGFYLQPSVGGRILSYDCWRRMADIPNLLAIKTAPFNRYQTLDVFRAVCHSERCDEIAMYTGNDDNIVADLLTTYRIPVNGKIVEKRFAGGLLGHWSVWTSKVVELFNQIRQNPADMGLMSTNIAVTDMNAALFDPSHSFKGSIAGLHEVLRKQGLMEGTWCLSDHEVLSPGQAEEIERVMREYPEHTDDEFVRAFLEKDKI; encoded by the coding sequence ATGGACGCATCCATCAAATCACTGCTTTACAGCGGCACGGTCATCCCTGCCCATCCGCTGGCACTCACGGAAGACCGGCAGCTCGACGAAGCCCGCCAGCGCCGGCTCACCCGCTACTACATCGCCTCCGGCGCAGGTGGCGTGGCCGTGGGCGTGCACACCACCCAATTCGAGATCCGCTGGCCACAATACAACCTCTACGAACGCGTGCTCCGGCTCGCCGCGGAAGAGATCGACAAAGCACAGCTCAACCGTCCGTTCATCCGCGTAGCCGGGATCGCCGGGCCTACCGAGCAGGCCGTGAAGGAAGCCGGCATCGCCAGGGAGCTTGGGTATCATATCGGGCTTGTAAGCCTGGGTGGACTGAAAGACTATTCCGAAGCCCAGCTCGTTGAACATGTGGCGGCCGTGGCGGAAGTGATCCCCGTTTTCGGATTTTATCTCCAACCTTCTGTAGGAGGTCGTATATTGAGTTACGATTGCTGGCGCAGGATGGCCGACATTCCCAACCTGCTCGCCATCAAGACGGCGCCGTTCAACCGCTACCAGACGCTCGACGTATTCCGCGCCGTGTGCCACTCCGAACGTTGCGACGAAATCGCGATGTATACGGGGAACGACGATAACATCGTGGCCGACCTGCTGACCACCTACCGCATTCCCGTAAACGGGAAGATCGTGGAAAAGCGCTTCGCCGGCGGATTGCTGGGCCACTGGTCGGTTTGGACCAGCAAAGTGGTGGAGTTGTTCAACCAGATCCGGCAGAACCCTGCAGATATGGGCCTCATGAGCACCAATATCGCGGTGACGGACATGAACGCGGCGCTGTTCGACCCTTCCCATTCCTTCAAAGGCTCCATCGCCGGGCTGCATGAAGTGTTGCGGAAACAGGGGCTGATGGAAGGGACCTGGTGCCTGAGCGATCATGAAGTGCTGTCGCCCGGCCAGGCCGAAGAAATCGAAAGGGTGATGCGCGAATACCCGGAACATACCGACGACGAATTCGTGCGCGCTTTCCTCGAAAAGGACAAAATTTAA
- a CDS encoding helix-turn-helix domain-containing protein, with protein sequence MDEIRDDKLLKALGARFKRLREETGMSNREFADRAGIGHAQINRIDTGQVNVSISTLSAIVKQLGISLSELFQGL encoded by the coding sequence ATGGATGAAATCCGGGACGATAAATTGCTGAAAGCCCTCGGCGCGCGCTTTAAACGGCTGCGCGAAGAAACGGGCATGAGCAACCGCGAGTTCGCGGATCGCGCCGGCATTGGCCATGCACAAATCAACCGGATAGATACAGGGCAAGTCAATGTGTCTATCAGCACCCTCAGCGCCATCGTCAAACAACTTGGCATTTCACTCAGCGAATTGTTCCAGGGCTTGTAG